The following nucleotide sequence is from Desulfobulbaceae bacterium DB1.
TGACGGTTCCGGCAACAACGGTGTGCGGCAAGGGAAAGAGGCTGACCAGGATGGGGTTCAGGATAAAGCCGCCGCCCGCGCCCATCAGCACGCCGAAGATGGAGATGACGAGGCAGAGCAGAAAAGGCCAGATGATGTTCTGGCTGGTACCCGCGGTTTTCAGGTAAAGCATGGGGAACGAAATTTTGTTTTCAAAGGACGCTGGGGCGCTTTTCATGTTTTTGTCACAGACGGCGACGATGTTGTATTGGCCGGGCGCCAGGCCTTCACGGATGGTGATCTCGGCGCTGAAGGTGCCGTCCGGGTTGATGACGACATCAGGTCCGAGGACTTTGTCGATGTCGCGGAAGCGGGCCTTGACCAGCTGCATCGACCGTTTTTTGTTTTCCTTGTCGTCCATCGGTTCAAGCAGATCTCCCCGGCTGCCGATGATGCTGGCCATAAGCGTCGCCTTGAAACGATCTGTCTGCATTTTGGCCGGCACACTGTAGGCCACGTCGGCGCCAAGCTCCTTGAGGGCCTCGGAGTATTTCCATTTTTTGCCGGCCTTCTTCAGTTCGGCGATTTTATCTTTTTTATCGGCGGGAACGAAGATCTTGTAATAGGCCGGCATGTCATAGGTCAGATAAAAGATGTAGGGAATCTGGCCGGTTTTTTCGTCCTTCTTGCTGTCAAAAAAGTTGGCGCGAACAGATTTGTCGGCAGCCCATACCTCCAGGTAAACGGGCATGCCCGCCGGAGCCTGGCCTGTTACCTTGATGACACCACCGTTTTTTAACTCGGTTTTGTCAATCTGTATGGTTGGCGATGCCAAAGGGGCCTGATCCTGGGAATAGGCTGGGGAACCCATCCAGAAGCAGACAGCGATAACAGAGAACAACATCCCGAGATACTTCAGCTTTTCTTTCATAATCCCTCCTTGTTGTGAGATGGCAAGCGTCGGGCGCTTTTGCCGCGCATATCATTTTAGTGGTTATCGGATTTTTTGTTTTTTCATTTCACCTCCTCTCCTGTTTTCCTGTTTAATGAAAATCAATAATTTTGGCGTCGCCGACATAATCCCGCGAGGTAAAACCGGTCATCGTCGTCATCTTTTTTGTAAGGGCAGCCATTGCTTTCAAACTGCGGATAATGGTGTCGATTTCCGCTTGATGCGCATTATTTTCGAGATCGTCGCGTAACAGCTGGGCGGTTCCCAGGGCGGCAAAGAGGGGAGAATTGAGTTCGTGAGCGGCTGTTCCCGCCATTTCCAGAACCCCGGCCAGTTTTTCCCGTTCAAGCTTTTCCTGCTCCAGAAACTTTTGCGACGTGATGTCCCGCACCGTTTCGATGACATATTCAACCGCCCCTTGCTTGTCTAAAATCGGTGAAAGAGTACGTTCCAGCCATTTGCTGCCGTCATTGTCCTTGATTTTGACGGTACGGATAATCCTGTCACCGCCTGCCAGAACCCGGTCCGCCGGCGCAGGTGATTCCTCGTCTTGCCAGGGTACGGTGGATTCATAGTTCCTGCCCAGAACATCGTTTTCATCAAAGTTGCCCTGTTGGAGAAATTGCCTGTTGGCCATCACCACATGTTTTGCGCGATCGACAACGATGATTCTGTCCCAGAGAGAGTCCAGGATGTTTTGCAGAAACCGTTCGTTTTCCTCAATCTGATTAAACAGCAGGTTGATTTTTTTAAAGGTCAGGGCATTCTGGATGGCACTGCCCCCTTCCTCGGCCACAGCGGTGACAAAGGTTACCTCATTGTTGGTGAAACAGTGATGCTCGGTGGTCAGTAAGCGGAGAACGCCGATAACTTCCCGGCCTTTTTTGATGGGGACGGCCAAAATGCTTTTAATACCTTCATTGCGGATGGCTTCGTGATAGTGAACCCGTTTGTCGTTGGGCGCATCGAAAACAGAAACCGGTTTTCCTTTGAGCGCCATGAAAATACTGTCTTCTTTTCTGATGCTGCCCCGTTGCAGGTATTCCTCGGAAAGACCGGAGGCGGCAACAAGTTCCAGTTTGTTGGTTTCCGGCTGGAGCAGGCGGATGGTGCAGGCCTTCATGCCCATGATTTTCGGCAGCTTGTCGACAATGGTCTGAAGAATTTCATTCAGATCAAGGGTGGAATTGACCAGCCTTGAAATTTCATGGACCTCCTTGAGGAAATCAACCTGATTTTCCATCTCGGAAAAAAGGCGGCCATTGGAGATGGCCACCCCGATCTGCTCTGCCAGGGTCATGGAAAAGGAAATTTCCATGGGGGTGAAGATTCTGTCTTTTTTGGTGAGCAGGCGCATCACCCCGATGATATGTTCCTGGAAAATAATGGGCAGCGACAGGACGCTTTTGATTCCTTCCCGCGCCGCCTCCTCGCTGTGCGGATAAAACGGATCGGCATCAAGGCCTGTTTTGGCCACCGGTCGGCCCTGCATGATCATGTCCATGGCATCCCTGCTGTCAATGGTCCCGCGGGAAAGATACTCGTCCGAAAGACCGTGGGCCGCGCCCAGTACAAAGGTGTTGGTTCCGGCGTCAAGCAGTCTGATGGTGGCCGCGTCCACCTCCATCAGTTCCGGCAGGCAGCGGACAACCAGATCCATCACCTGTTGCGGATCAAGAACCTTGGTGATGAGCATGGTCACTTTCTGGAAAACCTCCAGATAGGCGCTTGCCTTATCTCGGTTTGGCAGGGATGTCATGGCGATAATCAATTATCCATGGTTATATTTTTTCTATGGTTGTCTTGATGTATTTCAGGGGCGGTGTCCCTGTCCACTTGCACGCCACATTGGGCGGCATCAGGTAGTTGGTGTTAAAGCCCTTGAACTGGGGATATTTGGGGTCGCCTTCCAGTCCTCGCAGGTTGCCGAAACCGCCGGCCGCGGCAAGCACTCCTTGGCGGATTCCCCAGGTTACCTGAGCGGTTGCCCGCACCTCGCCCCAAGGCGATCGAATGCGTACTTCGTCGCCTTCCTTGATGCCGAACCGTTTCGCATCCAGATAATTGATCCAAACCGGATTGGTACCGCATTGCTTCATGAGGCCGATGTTCCAGTATGTGGAGGTATGTTCATGCTCAACGACCCTGAAATACCCGGTGATCATGGGGTAGTCATCGTCTGGTTGCAGTTCGGGCCAGTCATCCCAGGGATTTTTGTAGTCCGGCAGTCCATCCACCCCGTTTTCTTCAGCCAAGGGATTGATAAAGTTATACTTGCCGGTTTTGGTGCTGCCTGAAGAACCGTAGCCTGCCGGCGGATTCAAGCTGCCCCATTTTTTATATTTGAAGTATTCCTGTTGGTCGGTGATGTAGTATCCCACCTTTTTCAGCTCTTCCAGGCTGATGGCCTGGTTGCGCATTTGATTGGCCATGTATTCATCTTCATTTTTCCAGGGGAAGTACTCACCATAGCCAAGCCGTCGGGCTATTTCGGTGAAGATCCAGACCACGGGCTTGGATTGATACAGCGGAGTGATCGCCTTTTGTCCAAGGGAAATGAAAGATTCGTACATCCAATCGGCGACAACCCGGCTTTGTTCGAGATATGTACAGTCGGGGAGGATGACATCGCAGAGCATCGAGGTGTTGGACATATAGCAGTCGATGGCGCAGGAAAATTCCAACTTTTCGATGGCGCGTTTGATGGATGGCTCGCTGCCGCAGGAAAGAACCGGATTGCCGAAATAGCAGAGCATGGCTTTCAGTTTCCCTTCATCCACATCCTTTTCGAAATAGCCGGGAATCCAGCCGCTCCACAGGTGGCTTTTGTCAAGTTTGATTTTGGCTGCGTTGTTCGGCGGTTTGGCCTGGTCGTCCGCCCAGGGCGATGCCAGCTTGAACTTGCGGCACAGTTGCGGACCGCCGGGAGCATCAAAGGTGCCCATCAGGCCGTTAAGGGCCTGAAGCGACTGTACCCCATGGAACGCATTAGGGGACTGGGAAACCCCGGTCCAGGATATGGCGCCCGCTGCGGGGGCGGCATTGGCAAATTCAAAGGCCAGACGTTCAATGGTTTCCGCTGAAACACCGCAAATCTCTGCGGCCCACTGAGGAGTTCTCGCCACTCCGTCTTCTTCGCCGAGCAAGCGTTTTTTGAAGGCCTCAAAGCCGTAGGTCCAATTGGTGACAAATTCTTTGTCGTAAAGTTCGTTCTTGACAATGACATAACACATGGCCATGGCCAGTGCCCCGTCGGTTGATGGCTTGATCGGGATCCATTCCATGGCCAGCGCGGCTGTTTCACAGCGCCTGGGATCAATCACCACCAGTTTCGCACCGCGTTTTACGGCGGCTTTCAGCAGGTTCATTTTGCGCTGGCCGGCGGATGTGGAAAGCTCATTGATGCCGAACAGCAGGATATACTCGCTGTTGGCGTAATCAATCCACGGTCTCTTTTCGCTGAGGTTTTTTTCGTTGGCCATCCTGGTGGGATTATCGCACATCTGGCGGTGGGTAACCTTGTGAGGGGTTCCGTAGGCAGTCATCACCGCTTCATGGCACCAGTTGTTGAAATCATTGCCCCGATGAAAACCAACGGTATTGGGGTCAAAGCCTTTCAGTTTGTCCACAGTCAGATCCAGGGCTTCATCCCATGATGCCTTGCGGAAACGGCCGTTTTCCTTGATGAGCGGCGTTTTCAGGCGGTAGGCGCTGTAGGTGTTATTATGGGCGGTCCCCCCCTTTATGCAGAGTCTGCCGCCGCCTTTCGGGTCACCGGCCAGTCCTTTGAGGCCGGTAATGATGCCGTCCTTGAGCGTCGCTTCCTGGCCGCAGAGACCCAGGCAGATATAACAGTGGGTTTTGACTACCTTGGACTTTTCTTCCTCCGCCGCACCTTCGGCGATGGTGACATATTCGTCTCCGAGATCCAGGCAGGCGACGGCATCGGTCAGCAGGCCAAGGGCCGAGATGTATTCGCTGTTGGATGACTGTTCCGACAGCATGGAAAAAGAGAACATGCGTTCGTGGAAAAGAAAGCTCATGGTGAGTTCGGACAGGCCGCGATAAAACTCGGTCTGGGCGGCGCTGGTCAAAACGGCGCAGAATTCAACAATCCAGCCCATGAGGTGGTTGCGGAGAAAATGAAATTGTTCCGCCTGGATTTCCTGGTTGTAAGCAGATTTTTCCGCCAGATAACGCATAAATTCAAGTTCAACGGCAATATGGTCATCAAGATCACCGAAGCTTTCATTTTTATGGATACCTGCTTTGCGGAAGATCGCCCGCAGTTCGGGAACGGGAGTTTGCATGGTCAGCGGTTCACGGGTGACATAGCACGATTCATAGGGGAAGGCGGGATTGGCTCCGGCATTGAGAAACAAATCCGCATATTCGTACCGAAGGCCGGCAAAGACTTCCTCCGTCGGAGCGGATTTGAGGAAGGACATCATTTTGGTGATTCCGGAGCAGAGATCCTGGATGGTGCAATTCTGCTGAAATGCGTCCATTTTGCCTAAAAAGGTATCCTGTGACATTTTACGTACCAGCCACAGCGGAATTTCGTCGCGATACAGGGCTGAAAGCAGCTGATAAATCCTGGCCCGAGCCAGATTGATAGTTTTATTGTCCATTGTCTAATCTCCTTCAATTAAACGTTAAGCGAGCCTTTCTGACCCTTGCCTTTCAATACCTTGGCAACCTTTTCCTCAAGTTCATCCTTGTCGATGGGTTTGACGCAATATTCATCCGCGCCGAGGCTGATCGCCTCACGGGCTGTTTCAACGGTGGGGTAACCGGTCAGCATGATGGCCCGGACATCGGGGGCTATTTTTTTGAGCTGTTCAAGCACCTCGATGCCGCTCATTTTTTTCAGCTTGATGTCGAGGATCGCCAGATCAACTTTATTTGATTTGGCAAAGTTGATCGCATCTTCTTCCTCGGTAAAGGCATGCACTTCGTGACCTTTTTTGGAGAGGATTTTTTTGATAAGAATTCCTGCGTCCTGCACATCGTCCAATGCAATGATATCGGCCATTTTCTCCTCCTTCGTTCTTATTCATTGATGGCATTTTGTTCCTTGCCTGCAATCGGCAGGGTGATGTGAAATGCCGTTCCCTGGATTTTTTCGCCTGTCGCGGAATCTTGCATCGGGCTTTCCACGGTGACGGTGCCGCCGTGGTCCCTTATGATTCCATATGTGACAGCAAGTCCGAGTCCTGTGCCCTTGCCCACTTCCTTGGTGGTGAAAAAGGGGTCAAAAATTTTCGGTTTGATTTCATCCGGAATTCCCGTGCCGGTATCCCTGATGGTGACAATCACCTTGTCCGCGGCCTGATCGTGGCTGGTGGTAATGATGATTTCCCCGCCGTTTTCCATGGCATGAGCGGAGTTATTGAAAAGATTGATAAAAACTTGGCGAAGTTTTTCTGCATCGCCGATTACCATGGGCAGCGAGGGGGTATACCGGCGTTGGACGTGGATATGATTGATGTTGAGATTATGTTCTGTAACCGCCAGCACATCTTCAATGACATCGTTGGGATTGACGGCAGTTTTTGCGCTTTCGGACTGCCGGGAAAATTTCAGCAGATCCGCGACGATCTTGCGGCAGGCCTTGGTCTGCCGTTCAATGACTTTCAGATTCTCATAAACCTCGTCTTTTTCGTCAAAATCATCCATCATCAACTGGGCATAGCCGAGGATGACGCCCAGGGGGGTGTTGATTTCATGGGCCACGCCTGCCGCCATCTGGCCGACCGACGCCATTTTCTCCTGGTTGATCAGCTGTTCCGTCATGTTGCGCAGCCGGGTCATATCCTTGGCAATGCCCTCGCAGCCGATCATGTTGCCTTGCCGGTCGAGGATTGAGTTGGCGGTCAGCAGCATG
It contains:
- a CDS encoding permease, producing the protein MLFSVIAVCFWMGSPAYSQDQAPLASPTIQIDKTELKNGGVIKVTGQAPAGMPVYLEVWAADKSVRANFFDSKKDEKTGQIPYIFYLTYDMPAYYKIFVPADKKDKIAELKKAGKKWKYSEALKELGADVAYSVPAKMQTDRFKATLMASIIGSRGDLLEPMDDKENKKRSMQLVKARFRDIDKVLGPDVVINPDGTFSAEITIREGLAPGQYNIVAVCDKNMKSAPASFENKISFPMLYLKTAGTSQNIIWPFLLCLVISIFGVLMGAGGGFILNPILVSLFPLPHTVVAGTVTPTVLFSQGSGIYNYSKIKFINWKLGCAIGGAMLLGGFIGPKLTEMITLDQFKFAFGWILLVLAGLMYWQTTAGYLAKNKKEQAILKEFKKRAEEAAKAKK
- a CDS encoding PAS sensor protein; the encoded protein is MTSLPNRDKASAYLEVFQKVTMLITKVLDPQQVMDLVVRCLPELMEVDAATIRLLDAGTNTFVLGAAHGLSDEYLSRGTIDSRDAMDMIMQGRPVAKTGLDADPFYPHSEEAAREGIKSVLSLPIIFQEHIIGVMRLLTKKDRIFTPMEISFSMTLAEQIGVAISNGRLFSEMENQVDFLKEVHEISRLVNSTLDLNEILQTIVDKLPKIMGMKACTIRLLQPETNKLELVAASGLSEEYLQRGSIRKEDSIFMALKGKPVSVFDAPNDKRVHYHEAIRNEGIKSILAVPIKKGREVIGVLRLLTTEHHCFTNNEVTFVTAVAEEGGSAIQNALTFKKINLLFNQIEENERFLQNILDSLWDRIIVVDRAKHVVMANRQFLQQGNFDENDVLGRNYESTVPWQDEESPAPADRVLAGGDRIIRTVKIKDNDGSKWLERTLSPILDKQGAVEYVIETVRDITSQKFLEQEKLEREKLAGVLEMAGTAAHELNSPLFAALGTAQLLRDDLENNAHQAEIDTIIRSLKAMAALTKKMTTMTGFTSRDYVGDAKIIDFH
- a CDS encoding response regulator: MADIIALDDVQDAGILIKKILSKKGHEVHAFTEEEDAINFAKSNKVDLAILDIKLKKMSGIEVLEQLKKIAPDVRAIMLTGYPTVETAREAISLGADEYCVKPIDKDELEEKVAKVLKGKGQKGSLNV
- a CDS encoding PAS domain-containing sensor histidine kinase → MIASTLSFAIFVDLAGSAMVILLSFLSLRFSYFLAKRQPDNFLWGFLFYFSIAMSAFAISRGVGHIARQLLVLNNHVDSWETLSPYSGGINTLLLISVSAVTIYYHKGLAAYKIIRNEAEKLAAANLKLADTASQLQKMNTYLEEMVEERTRDLSTSEKKFRHFFENSKDMVYFCNMGGEISDINTSGLHMLGYETPPKNFNLLSFFKNHETLERYLTALKENGFVSDFELELETRDGTTRHMLLTANSILDRQGNMIGCEGIAKDMTRLRNMTEQLINQEKMASVGQMAAGVAHEINTPLGVILGYAQLMMDDFDEKDEVYENLKVIERQTKACRKIVADLLKFSRQSESAKTAVNPNDVIEDVLAVTEHNLNINHIHVQRRYTPSLPMVIGDAEKLRQVFINLFNNSAHAMENGGEIIITTSHDQAADKVIVTIRDTGTGIPDEIKPKIFDPFFTTKEVGKGTGLGLAVTYGIIRDHGGTVTVESPMQDSATGEKIQGTAFHITLPIAGKEQNAINE